One window of Rasiella rasia genomic DNA carries:
- the trpD gene encoding anthranilate phosphoribosyltransferase encodes MKKILNRLINHEQLTKQEASTVLVNISEGKYNNSQIAAFLTVFMMRSVSIEELEGFRDALLELCLAIPFNDYNTIDLCGTGGDGKNTFNISTLASFVTAGAGVHVTKHGNYGVSSISGSSNVMEKLGITFSSNADFLKKCLDEAGICILHAPLFHPAMKNVAPIRRELGVKTFFNMLGPMVNPAFPKNQLVGVFNLELARKYGYLYQKGVKNYAIIHAMDGYDEIALTGPVKMISNRTETILTTETFGVSKIKANEIYGGETIEASAKIFQQILNNKGTKAQNNVVCANAGLAISVVNQCSIEEGFQKAKESLASGKANNALKKLQDLSKKAK; translated from the coding sequence TTGAAAAAAATATTGAACAGACTTATTAATCACGAACAACTCACAAAACAAGAAGCGAGTACCGTTTTGGTTAATATAAGTGAAGGAAAATATAATAACAGTCAGATAGCCGCATTCTTAACGGTATTTATGATGCGAAGTGTTTCTATTGAAGAATTAGAAGGTTTTCGCGATGCACTGTTAGAATTATGTCTTGCCATTCCCTTTAATGACTACAACACAATAGACCTTTGCGGAACAGGAGGCGACGGAAAAAACACCTTTAACATCTCTACTTTAGCTTCTTTTGTAACGGCTGGGGCTGGTGTTCATGTAACAAAACACGGAAACTATGGAGTATCATCTATTAGTGGTAGTAGTAATGTTATGGAAAAGTTAGGAATTACGTTTAGCAGCAATGCCGATTTCCTGAAAAAATGCTTAGATGAGGCTGGAATCTGCATATTACATGCGCCCCTTTTTCACCCAGCTATGAAAAATGTGGCCCCTATACGCAGAGAGCTAGGTGTTAAAACCTTCTTTAATATGTTGGGCCCAATGGTAAATCCTGCATTTCCGAAAAATCAATTGGTGGGTGTATTTAACTTAGAGCTTGCAAGAAAGTATGGGTATTTATATCAAAAAGGTGTAAAAAACTATGCCATCATACATGCTATGGATGGTTATGATGAAATCGCGCTAACGGGGCCGGTTAAAATGATATCTAACCGCACAGAAACAATTCTTACTACAGAGACTTTTGGAGTAAGTAAAATAAAAGCGAACGAAATTTATGGAGGAGAAACAATAGAAGCCTCGGCTAAGATATTTCAGCAAATCTTAAACAATAAAGGTACCAAAGCACAAAATAATGTAGTTTGTGCAAATGCCGGACTTGCAATTTCTGTCGTTAATCAATGTAGCATTGAAGAAGGTTTTCAAAAAGCAAAAGAATCGTTAGCATCTGGAAAAGCAAACAATGCTCTCAAAAAACTTCAAGATCTAAGTAAAAAAGCAAAGTAG
- the trpC gene encoding indole-3-glycerol phosphate synthase TrpC yields MTILEKITAYKIKEVSAKQEAFPVALLQKSNWYQRETTSLARAIKTSSTGIIAEHKRRSPSKQNINNAVQVPDVATGYENAGVSGMSVLTDTTFFGGSIDDLAMARTAVAMPLLRKEFIIDPYQIHEAKAYGADAILLIAACLTVQQLKEFSSLAKSLQLDVLLEVHNDEELRKSLLPTVDMLGVNNRNLKTFKTSLDASKQLASVIPDDFVKISESGISTVSAIKELKTVGYQGFLIGETFMKTENPGKSAAQFLNQLQ; encoded by the coding sequence GTGACCATACTAGAAAAAATAACCGCTTATAAAATAAAAGAAGTTTCAGCAAAACAAGAAGCTTTTCCAGTTGCATTGCTGCAAAAATCCAACTGGTATCAACGAGAAACAACGTCTCTAGCACGGGCTATAAAAACCTCTTCTACGGGTATCATAGCCGAGCATAAACGCCGTTCGCCTAGCAAACAAAATATAAATAACGCTGTACAAGTGCCAGATGTGGCAACTGGTTATGAAAATGCCGGAGTTAGTGGAATGTCTGTACTTACAGATACGACTTTTTTTGGCGGATCTATAGACGATCTAGCCATGGCACGAACAGCTGTTGCCATGCCTTTATTACGTAAAGAATTTATTATAGACCCTTACCAAATTCATGAGGCAAAGGCCTATGGAGCAGATGCCATTTTATTAATTGCTGCCTGTTTAACAGTACAACAACTCAAAGAGTTTTCGAGCTTGGCAAAATCGTTGCAACTGGATGTTCTATTAGAAGTTCATAATGACGAGGAGTTACGCAAGTCGTTATTACCAACCGTAGACATGTTAGGAGTAAACAATAGGAATCTTAAAACATTTAAAACCTCTTTAGACGCTAGCAAACAATTAGCGTCTGTAATACCTGACGATTTTGTAAAAATCTCAGAGAGTGGTATTAGTACTGTTTCGGCTATAAAAGAATTAAAAACCGTTGGCTATCAAGGTTTCCTAATTGGTGAAACCTTTATGAAAACAGAAAATCCAGGAAAAAGTGCCGCACAATTTTTAAATCAATTACAATGA